The DNA segment AAATCATTATGAAGTATCTATAGGAAGTTTTAAAAAATCAATCAATCCAAATACTAAAAACTTTAGTGAGTTTCCTCAATGGGTTGATAATAATTTAGATAATCATTTAGGTAATGAAAATTCAAAAAATATAGCTATGTTTTGTACTGGAGGCATTAGATGCGAAAAAGCTACTACACTACTAAAAAACAAAGGCTACAAAAATATTTTCCATCTAAAAGGAGGAATCCTTAAATATCTCGAGGATATTTCAAAAGAAGAAAGTCTTTTTGAAGGAGAATGTTTTGTTTTTGATAAAAGAGTCGCATTAGATCACGAATTAAAAAAAGGTTCCTATTCAATTTGTCATGCATGTGGAATGCCAATTTCCATTGAAGATCAAACAAAAGTAGAATATATCGAAGGTATTCAATGTCATTTTTGTATTAACAAATTCACCGATGAAGATAGAAAAAGATTTGAAGAAAGGCAAAAACAGATAAATAAATTAAAAGTTAAAAATCAAGAAATTAGTAATAATTAATTGATGAAAATTATGGAAGTTGAAGAATTACAAAACATAGCATATTCCTTAGGTCTAGTTATAAAAATACAAGTTAGAGAAACACTTGGATTATGTTTTTTTAAAATTGTTGTAGCAGAACAAAAAGATAATGTCGTAAAGATTTGGGGAGAAATGAAAGGTTGGAATTTCTTAAACAAGCAAGGTATTCAGCTAGACACATTAAGAATACTTAGTAACTCTCCGCCTCTTGTTTCAGAATTAATATGGGCATCTACCATGGCTTGGGCCATCAAAAAGAAAAACAGTAAAAAAGTAAGGTTGTTAGCGATTTACGACACCGAAGGATATAGTAAAAAACTTGTTAGATATTTTAAGATTATTGGATTTAAAATTGTAAAAGAGGTCGGTTCTAGTCCAATAGATCTTTTTTTAAGGTTAGTTTGGGGAGGGGCAGGAACTCTAATGACAGGAGACAGTTTATATATCTTAAATAAAATTGAAAAAAAACTTTCTTCTATTAATAAGCCTCAACCAGCGTGATAACTACTTCTAACTAAAGGTCCACATGATACTTTCTTAAACCCTAATTTCTTGGAAAAATTTGTTAGATATTCAAATTCACTTGGTTCCCAATATTTTTTAACTGATAAATGCTTCAATGAAGGTCTTAGGTATTGTCCAATTGTAATTTGATCGCAATTTACTTTTTTTAGATCAAGAATTGTTGTTTCTATCTCCTTTAATGTTTCTCCTAAACCCAACATAATTCCTGATTTAGTTTGAATATCAGGAGCAATAGATTTAGCTTTTTCTAGCAAGCTTAAAGAATTTTTATAACTAGCTCCTCTACGAACTTCTTTTTGAAGTCTTTCAACCGTCTCAAGATTATGATTAAAACAAGTTGGTTTTTTTTCTAGTATGGTTCTAAGTCTCTCTTTTTGAAGTTTATCTTTATCTTCAAAACTTTTACCGCCGCCCCATAAATCAGGGGTTAGTACCTCAATTTGAATTTTTGGATCAAACTTTCTTATCTCATTAATCGTTGAAATAAATAAATTAGCTCCATGATCGGGGAGATCATCTCTAGCGACTGAGGTTAAAACGACATATTTTAAATTTAGGATTTTTACTGCTTCTGCGACTTGAATGCTTTCGAAGTTATTTAAGGGAGTAGGTTTACCTTTATTTACCTGACAGAAGGCGCACGCGCGAGAACAAATTGAGCCTCCCAGTAAGAAAGTAGCTGTCCCTGCTGCATAACATTCGGCTCTATTTGGACATCTTCCCTCTTCACAAATAGTATGAATATTCGATTTTTTTATAAGTGTTTGAATCTTCTCAAATTCAGAGGCTTTACTAATTGGAAATTTTATCCAAGAAGGAAGCCTTAAAATCTTTTCTATTTTAATTTGATTTTTATCTTTCATTTTTAAATTAAATTTGTTCTTCCTTCTAGAGCTCTAGCAAGAGTAACTTCATCAACGTATTCAAGTTCGCTTCCCATCGGAAGCCCATAAGCAATTCTTGTTACTTTGGTAAAAGGAGTTAATAATTTTCCTATATAAAGACTAGTAGTGTCTCCTTCAACACTAGGAGTTAATGCCAATATAATTTCATCAATCTCTGATTTACTAACTCTCTCAACTAAACTTCTTATTTCTAATATCTCTGGACCAATTGAATCCATTGGAGAAATCAATCCACCAATAACATGGTATACCCCCTTAAACTCTCTAGCTCTTTCTAAAGCTAATAAGTCTTTAGTCTCTGCTACTACACAAATTATATTTTGATTTCTCTCAGCATTTCTGCAAATATCACATTCTTCTTCTGAAGTTAAATTAAAGCATTTTTTACAATGGCCTACATTACTATGAGCCTCTAATAATGCCTTGGAGAAATCTCTGATACTACTTTCAGATTGTTTCAGAATGAATAATGCCAACCTTTGAGCTGTCCTTGGACCAATTCCTGGAAATTTCTCAAAATGACCAATTAATTTTGAAAGTGGTTTGGTAAAAGTTGTCAAGGTAAAATTTCTTCTAAGATTAATTTAGACGCATATTTTGAAATTTGTTCTATTTGTTTGCTTTTAATGTCTTATTATGTTTTTAATTAATAATTTCTTAAAAATGAAGAATATTAAATTTAAACCTTTTAAATACCTATTATTAATATTTTTATGTTTTACCTTAAGTGCATGCAGTGGAGGACTTAATGCAGGATTAGAGGCTTATCAAAGTCCTGATGGAAGATATGCTTTTTTATATCCAACAGGTTGGACTCGAGTGAAAGTAGATGGCGGTCCTGAAATTATTTATCATGATTTAATTAATAGTAACGAAACACTTAGTTTAGTTATTTCAGAAGTGAATAAAGAAATTGATTTAGAACAATTAGGTAGTCCAACTGAAGTTGGGCAAACTTTAATAGATAAAGTCATTGCTCCTGAAGGTTCAGGTAGATCAGTTCAACTTGTTAATGCAAATAAAAGAGAGTCCTCAAATCATATTTTTTATGATTTGGAATATAAGTTAAATCTTAATGATCAAGATAGGCATGAACTAGCTACTGTAGTAATTGATAGAGGAACTTTATACACATTTGCAGTAGGAACGAACGAAAGCCGGTGGAATAAAGTTAATGGTATGTTTAATAATGTTATTGATTCTTTTAACTTCTTAATCTAGTTAAAGAGATTTTTTTAAATCCCGACCTGTACATTCCACAAATCTGAATATAAATTCTTTTTATTTAGTAAAAACTGATGATTTCCGCTCTCAATAATTCTCCCCTTATCAATAACAATGATATTATCAGCATTTTTAATTGTACTTAATCTATGAGCTATAACTATGGTGGTTCTTTTCTTAGTTATTTTTGATAATGATTTCTGAATTAGAACTTCTGTCTCATTATCAACCGAAGCAGTAGCCTCATCTAGTATCAATATAGGGGCGTCTTTTAAAACTGCTCTCGCTAAAGCTATTCTTTGACGTTGTCCTCCTGAAAGTCTTTGACCCCTTTCTCCAACAATTGTTTTGTAGCCATCTGGTAATTCTTCAATAAATTTATGTGCTTCAGCAATTTTTGATGCTTTTACAATTTCTTTAAATTTCGGACTATTTGCGCCATAAGCAATATTTTCCTGAACAGTCCCATGAAATAAATAAGTTTCTTGACTTACTAGAGAAATACATTTTCTTAAATCTTTTAAATTAATGTCCTTTATGGGAATCCCATCTAAAGATATTAAACCTTTATTGTTATCATAAATTCTAAGAAGAAGTTTAATGATTGTACTTTTGCCGGAACCAGTTAATCCAACAATTCCTAAAGTAGAGTTATTGGGAATTTTAATATTAATATTCTTTAAAGTTGACTCTCTACAAGGATAATTAAAATTCACATTTTCAAAACTAATATCTCCTTTGATATTTTTTGAGTCAATTTTTATAGTTCCATCTTTTATTTTTATAGGCGTATCAATAAGATCTATTACTCTATTTATTGATGCCATTGAGCGTTGAAAATCATCTAATACATGCCCTAGAGTAGTCAAAGGCCATAACAATCTTTGAGTAATAAAAACTAAAAAACTATATGTCCCTACATTAAGTACCTTATTCCAGGTTTGAAACCCCCCGATGAGTAGGATGGCTATAAAAGCAAATAAAATAGCAAATCTTATTAACGGAATAAAAGCAGATGATAATTTTATTGCGGATTTATTACTTCTTTGATATGCAAGACTTTCTTTATTTAATCTATTAAGCTCCCAATTCTCTTTTGCAAAGCTTTTTATTGTAAGAATACCACTTAAATTATTATTTAATCTTGAAGCCAAAAGACCTGCTTTATTTCTAACATCTTTATATTTTGGAGAAAGTCTTCTTTGAAATCTTATTGATCCAACAAAAATCAAAGGGATAGGTAAGAAAGCGAATAATGCAATTTTTGGTGCAACAAAAATCATCGTTCCACCAATAATTAAAACAGTAATAAATAATTGAATAAGTTGATTAGCACCTTGATCAAGAAACCTCTCCAGTTGATTTACATCATCATTTAAAATAGATAGAAGTCTACCAGTATTGTCGTTTTCGAAGAAAGCCATATCTAGTTCTTGAATGTGTTTATAGGCCTTTATTCTTAATTTATGTTGTGATATTTGGGCTAAATTCCTCCATAAAACAGAATATAAATATTCAAAGAAAGATTCCGCTGACCATACTATTCCAGAAACAAATGCAAGAAATATCAATTGACTTGGAACTTCTTTTATCCCAAAACTAGCAAACCAAGAATCCTGTTCTTTAACTACAATATCCACTGCAAGTCCGATAATTACTGGCGGAGCTAAATCTAAAATTTTATTTATTATCGAACTAACAAATGCAAAAAAGACAAGCTTCCTTTCATCTATTAAATTAAGATAAAGCCTTACTATAGGGTTCTGATTAGAAGTAGATCTCATTATCTATTTATCATAAATTAAATTTTTTCTTAGTTTCTAACTTGCATTTATTAATTGCTTTTTGATGACTATTATTTTTTATAAATTCTTCTAAATAGCAATCACAAGTATCTGTTGCAATTTCTTCGTTGTAATCTATTTTTGCCTTTAACATTTCCTCCTTAAAATTTTGTATACAAAATAAATTAATAATAGAAGAATTTTTTATTTGGGCTAAATATTCAATATTTAAATTTCCAAATAATAGAAAAAAGTTTACAAAAACAAAAACTTTTTTTTGAGTAGATCTCATGATCTAAATTTAATTTCTGATTCTTAATTTTCTCAATTTATTCCTAACTTCACCATGCAAATCTTTTGGTAAATCAACCAAACTATATTCATTAAATATTTGTATCTTGCCTATAGATCTACCATTAATATTTGTAGAGTTACATATAGAAGAAATTATATTTGATACTCTAACTCTATCCATTTTGCCGAAATTAAATTTATAGGTTTCAAAAGAATCATTTTGATAATTATTCCTTCTATTTATATTTCTCATCCGATTATTTCCACTTCCATTTCTATTAGATCTATTACGATCAGAATTATTTTGTTTATAAATCCAAGATTCATCTTCATTTAGAAAAAAGGATTTATTTCCTATTGCTAAATTAATAGCTGCCATTGCAATGTTTGATTCATTCATAGAATATTTTTCTCTTAAGATGTCAAGAATATCGATCATCAAAGCTTTTTTTTCTTCGTTATTTTCTTGAGCAAGTGAAATTTCATTTAAATTTGAAATTAATTTCCCCATCCTTTTTTCGTTAATTAATTTATTATTCGGTATCTCAATTTCTTCTATCTTATTTCTTGTAGAGTTTTCCAAGTTCCTTAGAAAATGTTTTTCTCTTTGATTAACAAATAAGATTGCTTCTCCAGATCTACCAGCTCTCCCTGTTCTTCCAATTCTATGAGTATATGTTTCCTTATCGAAAGGGAAATCGTAGTTTATAACAAGTTTAATCCTTTCAACATCTAGTCCTCTCGCTGCCACATCAGTGGCTACAAGAATATCAATAAATCCTTTTTTTAATCTATCAACTGTATTTTCTCTTTGATTCTGTGGAATATCACCGTTAAGTACAGCCACACTATGGCCTGAATTTTCCAATGCTTCAGCTATAGAAGTAGTAAGTAATTTTGTCCTCACAAATATTATTACTCCTTCATTAGTAATTTCTAATATTCTTTTTAGAGCTTCTAACTTATGGTGTCTTTGAACATTAATATATCTTTGGGTAATTAATTGAGTTTCTTTCTTTACGCTTTTAATAAGTATCTCAGCTGGATCATTAAGATATTTTTTTGCTATGTTTCTTATCTCATTTGGCATTGTTGCAGAGAACAATACCATTTGTTTGTTTTCTGGAAGTTTATCTATTATCCATTCAATATCTTCAAGAAATCCCATTTTCAACATTTCGTCAGCTTCATCAAGGACTAGACAATTTATATTATTAATTTTGAATGTGCCTTGTCTAATATGGTCCATTATTCTTCCAGGTGTACCAACAACAACGTCTGTCTTCCTCTTAAGTGATGAGATTTGATTCCTAAAATCAGTCCCTCCATATATTGCTAAAGTCCTTAAATTGGTTGATTCAACACTATAACTCTTGAAAGAATCTGCTACTTGAGTAGCCAACTCCCTTGTTGGGGTCATCACCAAAACTTTAGCGTTTGATTCTTTGTTATTTTCAAGCTTTTCTATTATTGGGAGAGCGAAGGCTGCCGTTTTCCCTGTACCAGTTTGAGCTTGACCTAACAAATCTCTACCAAGCATTAATTCTGGAATTGCGGCTTTTTGTATAGGTGTAGGAATTTTATATCCTTTATTTTCCAATGAATTTAATATTAATTTATTAAACCCAAAGCAAGCAAACCCTTTTTCAATATCTTCCTTCTCGGCAGAAAGTTTATCTTCAGAAATAATTTTCAAATTATTTTCTATTTCTTTTGAATCGTGTTTAGAACTAGTTTCTTCCCCAAAATTATCTTCATCTTTCTCTTCCAATTGTTTTTGTTTATTTGATGCCATGAAAAATGCCTGATTATCTTCTGATCAGGCACTCAACATTTATCTAAAAATCTTAAATTGTTGATTAGCCTTTCAGAGCCGAGTTTCTAATCTAGCATCTAGAGGTTGAAATCCTGCTATTTGCTAGTAATTCAGTTTTAATTTAAATAATAAATATCTAAAAGTTTCTTGGCTCTAGTTATTGCTGTATAAAGCAATCTTTTCTCATAATTATCCCTGAAGAATATATTTTCACTTTCTTTTTTATCGCTATTTATGGATTCATCTAATTTAGTTTTTTTAAGCCATAAAATACTTACTTTCTCAGATTCACTCCCTTGGGATTTATGAATTGTAATTGCAATTGCTGGAACTATATTTTCTAAATTTGATGGGTCTATTAACTGAACAACAAGCTCATTATTATCATTAAACTTCCTAAAAAGGTATTTCCTATTATCATTATTTCCAATTAAAACTCCAATATCTCCATTTGATATGCCAAGCTCATAATTATTTTTAGTACACATAATTGGTAAACCTTCTTCAAGATTTTTAAAATCATAAGGTTTTGTTTTTCCAATAACGGTATCGTTTATATCTTCAACACTCCAATTTCCTGTATTCTTTTCGCATAAAATCAAATGACTTTGTAAATCAAATAAAATTTTATTAACTAAATCTTTTTCATGGGATATTAAGTTATCAATATTATTATCAAAAATATATTTTTTATTACTTAAATTTGATGTTGATTTTCTTAATTTTGAAAGATTATTTTTGATAATATTCAAAAGCTCTATAGGAATATTTGTATTATTACTTTTTAAAATATTTATTTCTTTGATTTTTTTTTCTTTTTCTAATTCATTGATCTTTTTATTAAATAAAGAATTATTATTATTAAATACAAGATTACTAAGTAATGAAATATCCCCACTATTTCTATAAGTTTTTTTTAGATTAACTATACAAGAATTTATTAATTTATTATCAGAATATTCAAATAAATAATTCCATATAGAACAATTTTTAACTGGAGATAATTGATTTCTATCTCCAACAAGAATGATTTTGCAATCTTTAGCTATTAAATCTAAAATTGTTTCGATTATATCAATATTTACCATTGACATTTCATCAATTATGAAAATATCTAGTTCCTTTAATTTAAATTTAAATTCAATAGCTTTATTATTAGAATTGAAAATCCATTTATGTAAAGTTTGACATTCTATTTGATCAAGACTATTACTTAAAAGGATATCTTTTTGTTGATTAAGAGATTCTTTAAGTCGAGATGTTGCTTTACCTGTAGGTGCGGCAAGTCCTATGTTTAAATAAGTATCACTTTTCAAGCAATAGAGTATAAAATTTATAATCATAGTTGTTTTGCCTGTACCGGGTCCTCCTTGCAAAAAAACCAAATTTGAACTTTTAAAAATATTTTTTATTTGATCAAGCTTATTATCATTATTCGAATTTATTGCAATTTTGTCTATTTTTTTTAAGAAGGCATTAAGAACTCTTTTTATTTTCCGAGACCATTTTACTAATGTTAATTTTCTATTATTAAATACGAATGGGGAATTAACTGAATTTAATAATCCTATATCCTTAAGAACTTTTAAATGAATATTAGGCCATCCATCTTTTAATAATTCAAAACCTACTACAGTCTTATCTACGTCTATTATGGTTTCACCATTTTTCTCAAGTTCTAATAATATTTTTAATGTGTCCTTAACATAATCTCCATATTTTTTTTCATTAAATTTAAGTATATCCTTTAGAAGATTAAAGATATGAATATATTCAAATTCTTCAATATCTTGTTTTTTATAATTCATTTAAAAATATTATCCAGATAACTAATCCTATTAATAGGAGCTTGGCTTATAAAAAGACCTGGAGTGTTATCTGTCTCAACAGATTTTTCAAATAAATTGATATCTGGTAATCCTTTTAAAAACAAGTATATATATCCCCCTAGATGAAGATTAGGTTGATAATTTTTTAATCTCCACTTTAATAATCGGTGTAAAGCCAATAAATAAAGATGAGCTTGTAATGGATAATGATGTTTAATCATTTCTTTTTTCATATTTTCATAGTGATAATTTTTAGGGAAACAATCACTATTTTCTTTACTAGAAATAAAATTACTTTTCCAATCAATTACCCACCATTTACTATCCTCTAACGTATTTCCTAAAGGTATTACACAATCAATACAACCTGAATGAAAACCTTTATTTAGAATTTGAAGATCATTGATTTTAGTTGCATACTCTTTACCAAATTCAAATTCTTGATCTAATAAAAAACTTTTTGCAATATCGTTCGAATTTATACTTTTCCCATTATAAGAGAGTGGTAAATCATACTTAACTTCCTTCAGAATATTATTTGAAGAGATATCAATTAATCTTTTATTAAGTAATTTTTTTCCAAACGAAACATTTATGATTCGAAAAATTCCTTCTCTCACTTTTAATGCAAAAGAAGAATCAATTTGAAAGAAATTTAATTCTTCAATTATTAATTCAAGTAATTTCTCAGGGGTATCATTTTGAAAATCAAATCTCTCTAATATTTTATGCAAACAAGTACCAGCAACAGTTCCTTTAGGAAAATCACTTAAGGGATTAGGAAGGTTTAAATATTTAGGATTATTATCTGATTTAACTAATTGAGTCTCCTCGATAGTCTTAAGAATTGAAATGTTATCTTCATAATCCTTGTATAGACTAGAAGACGATTCTGTTTTTTTATCTTTTCTTATCCAAGAGGAATAACTTGAAAAAGAAATAACATCTTCGGGAGAACTCTTTCTTATTTCTTTTGTATTAACTTTATTTATCTTCCAAAGATTATTATTTAAGCTAGAAAGATTAAATTTACTAGAAATTTCTTTAATATTCATTTTTACTACTTTATCTTCTCTTTTAGAATTAATAATATGAATATTTTTTAAGTTTGGTAGTAAATCATTATTAAGGATATTATCTGTATTCTCAATATCATTAAAAATAATAAGCTTATATTTACTTCTTGTAAGAGCCACATAAATTAACCTTTCACTCTCTTTAAATAAATCTCTTTCCTCTATCAGCTTAAGTCCCTCCACCTTACTGTAATTATTAGAAATATTGATATATATAGACCTATCCAAATTTGATTTCCATATTGGACCTTTAGTTTTTTTTGACTTATTAGAAATAATAGAAAGGTATGGACATACAACAACGTCATATTCCAGTCCCTTGCTGTTATGAATTGTCGAAAGGTTAATTCCATTTTGGAGATTATAATCTTTCGCCATATAATCTTCTCCAGTGCAAATTCTTAAAGAATCATCTAACTGATTTTGATACCACTTAAATACTTTGTTTAAATTAAAGTTATTATTTATTAATTCAATTTCAATTATTTCAGACAATTGAAATAAATTTGCATATAAATCCACTTCATTTTTAATTGAGGATGACTTGTAATTAATAATGAGTTCATTAACTACGGTTAGGAATCCTTTTTCTCTTAATTCTAGAGACCATAGAATGCATTGATCAGTTAAATTTTTTATCTTTTTACTAATTTGATGATCAATTAATTCTTCAACATCTATTTCTATAAATTTAGATGTAGCTAACAAACTTATATTTCTAAAAAGCCTTGGCGATAACAATGTTTCAATAAAAAGCAATAAAAGACTACTTGCCTCAGTATCAAAAATATTTTGTTTATTTTTAATTTGGCATGGGATATTGAACTTTAATAATTTGTTTTTTAATTCTAAACATTGAGAATTATATAAGGTTAGTATTGAAATTTTATTAATATCAATTTCCTGATTATTTAACAGAAAATCAACTATATATTCAGTTACAAATTGTTCAATATCAATTTCTTTATTAGAGAATTGTACAATTTCAAATGGACTCTCAAAATCAAATTTATAATTAATACAATTCTTAATTCTAGAATTTAATTTCTTGTAATTTAGGTTTGATTCTTTAAGTCCATTTTTATATAGGTTATTAATAAAATCAAGTAAATCATTTGATGATCTATAGTTATTTATAAGACTAAAAACCTCTTTAGCACTAGATTTAGCGTCTAAATAAGTTTCAATATCTCCACCTCTAAATTTATATATCGCCTGTTTTGGATCTCCAACACATAGTAAAAAGTGATTTTTGTTATTAAAAAATTTATTTATAATGTTCCACTGAACATTATCAGTATCTTGAAACTCATCTACTAAGACACATTTAAATTTATTTTGAATATCAGAAAAACTTCTATCATTACAAATATCTGAAGATAAATATTTATATTCAACAGTCTTTATCAAATCATTAAAGTTAAATATAGATAAACTTTTTTTTGTAGTAATTAGATTTAGATAAGCTAACTGGACAAATA comes from the Prochlorococcus marinus str. MIT 9515 genome and includes:
- a CDS encoding DEAD/DEAH box helicase, with product MASNKQKQLEEKDEDNFGEETSSKHDSKEIENNLKIISEDKLSAEKEDIEKGFACFGFNKLILNSLENKGYKIPTPIQKAAIPELMLGRDLLGQAQTGTGKTAAFALPIIEKLENNKESNAKVLVMTPTRELATQVADSFKSYSVESTNLRTLAIYGGTDFRNQISSLKRKTDVVVGTPGRIMDHIRQGTFKINNINCLVLDEADEMLKMGFLEDIEWIIDKLPENKQMVLFSATMPNEIRNIAKKYLNDPAEILIKSVKKETQLITQRYINVQRHHKLEALKRILEITNEGVIIFVRTKLLTTSIAEALENSGHSVAVLNGDIPQNQRENTVDRLKKGFIDILVATDVAARGLDVERIKLVINYDFPFDKETYTHRIGRTGRAGRSGEAILFVNQREKHFLRNLENSTRNKIEEIEIPNNKLINEKRMGKLISNLNEISLAQENNEEKKALMIDILDILREKYSMNESNIAMAAINLAIGNKSFFLNEDESWIYKQNNSDRNRSNRNGSGNNRMRNINRRNNYQNDSFETYKFNFGKMDRVRVSNIISSICNSTNINGRSIGKIQIFNEYSLVDLPKDLHGEVRNKLRKLRIRN
- a CDS encoding UvrD-helicase domain-containing protein, which codes for MNINQIKLDNNFKLVEASAGTGKSFTLAHLVLRNVLEKKIKPEEILLLSFTKNTCSELKDKILSRFNKLKSFLQNHDDTEIDDTLLEWYDKYHKEEKYPENIIFEIDNFVNAFYKLKVTTFHAFCNNILEEYSIDIGSPQDPFIENNIDNVYQDIVNDLWIEEFLNLDPEIISAVSQKKISSIYGSKINKSFFVDILKNLDQENICKIQITNKYKNINISNYLKEFLVVEWREFCNEWNNEGEELFLQLIELGKLIKGIGGKSQIYSSKPRNNKFTQINEWIEQINLRLDSEDISQLLYDISKEDLLFKYFYNKNINKEINKFNLSLDFSRFKLLQDKIYKIKEGIYTEFVRIFVQLAYLNLITTKKSLSIFNFNDLIKTVEYKYLSSDICNDRSFSDIQNKFKCVLVDEFQDTDNVQWNIINKFFNNKNHFLLCVGDPKQAIYKFRGGDIETYLDAKSSAKEVFSLINNYRSSNDLLDFINNLYKNGLKESNLNYKKLNSRIKNCINYKFDFESPFEIVQFSNKEIDIEQFVTEYIVDFLLNNQEIDINKISILTLYNSQCLELKNKLLKFNIPCQIKNKQNIFDTEASSLLLLFIETLLSPRLFRNISLLATSKFIEIDVEELIDHQISKKIKNLTDQCILWSLELREKGFLTVVNELIINYKSSSIKNEVDLYANLFQLSEIIEIELINNNFNLNKVFKWYQNQLDDSLRICTGEDYMAKDYNLQNGINLSTIHNSKGLEYDVVVCPYLSIISNKSKKTKGPIWKSNLDRSIYINISNNYSKVEGLKLIEERDLFKESERLIYVALTRSKYKLIIFNDIENTDNILNNDLLPNLKNIHIINSKREDKVVKMNIKEISSKFNLSSLNNNLWKINKVNTKEIRKSSPEDVISFSSYSSWIRKDKKTESSSSLYKDYEDNISILKTIEETQLVKSDNNPKYLNLPNPLSDFPKGTVAGTCLHKILERFDFQNDTPEKLLELIIEELNFFQIDSSFALKVREGIFRIINVSFGKKLLNKRLIDISSNNILKEVKYDLPLSYNGKSINSNDIAKSFLLDQEFEFGKEYATKINDLQILNKGFHSGCIDCVIPLGNTLEDSKWWVIDWKSNFISSKENSDCFPKNYHYENMKKEMIKHHYPLQAHLYLLALHRLLKWRLKNYQPNLHLGGYIYLFLKGLPDINLFEKSVETDNTPGLFISQAPINRISYLDNIFK
- a CDS encoding ATP-dependent DNA helicase; this encodes MNYKKQDIEEFEYIHIFNLLKDILKFNEKKYGDYVKDTLKILLELEKNGETIIDVDKTVVGFELLKDGWPNIHLKVLKDIGLLNSVNSPFVFNNRKLTLVKWSRKIKRVLNAFLKKIDKIAINSNNDNKLDQIKNIFKSSNLVFLQGGPGTGKTTMIINFILYCLKSDTYLNIGLAAPTGKATSRLKESLNQQKDILLSNSLDQIECQTLHKWIFNSNNKAIEFKFKLKELDIFIIDEMSMVNIDIIETILDLIAKDCKIILVGDRNQLSPVKNCSIWNYLFEYSDNKLINSCIVNLKKTYRNSGDISLLSNLVFNNNNSLFNKKINELEKEKKIKEINILKSNNTNIPIELLNIIKNNLSKLRKSTSNLSNKKYIFDNNIDNLISHEKDLVNKILFDLQSHLILCEKNTGNWSVEDINDTVIGKTKPYDFKNLEEGLPIMCTKNNYELGISNGDIGVLIGNNDNRKYLFRKFNDNNELVVQLIDPSNLENIVPAIAITIHKSQGSESEKVSILWLKKTKLDESINSDKKESENIFFRDNYEKRLLYTAITRAKKLLDIYYLN
- a CDS encoding rhodanese-related sulfurtransferase, which codes for MKKNNYKIVSLYSFFSFQENSIIELKQNLLRIEKENDLSGLLIIASEGINGTICAEEKIIENILNLIKNIVGNNQLNIKVSYSKEKIFKKLKLKIKNEIVTMGVPEINPLEDAGTYIDSFNWNKLIKDKDTIVIDTRNHYEVSIGSFKKSINPNTKNFSEFPQWVDNNLDNHLGNENSKNIAMFCTGGIRCEKATTLLKNKGYKNIFHLKGGILKYLEDISKEESLFEGECFVFDKRVALDHELKKGSYSICHACGMPISIEDQTKVEYIEGIQCHFCINKFTDEDRKRFEERQKQINKLKVKNQEISNN
- the lipA gene encoding lipoyl synthase, translating into MKDKNQIKIEKILRLPSWIKFPISKASEFEKIQTLIKKSNIHTICEEGRCPNRAECYAAGTATFLLGGSICSRACAFCQVNKGKPTPLNNFESIQVAEAVKILNLKYVVLTSVARDDLPDHGANLFISTINEIRKFDPKIQIEVLTPDLWGGGKSFEDKDKLQKERLRTILEKKPTCFNHNLETVERLQKEVRRGASYKNSLSLLEKAKSIAPDIQTKSGIMLGLGETLKEIETTILDLKKVNCDQITIGQYLRPSLKHLSVKKYWEPSEFEYLTNFSKKLGFKKVSCGPLVRSSYHAG
- the psbP gene encoding photosystem II reaction center PsbP, which encodes MKNIKFKPFKYLLLIFLCFTLSACSGGLNAGLEAYQSPDGRYAFLYPTGWTRVKVDGGPEIIYHDLINSNETLSLVISEVNKEIDLEQLGSPTEVGQTLIDKVIAPEGSGRSVQLVNANKRESSNHIFYDLEYKLNLNDQDRHELATVVIDRGTLYTFAVGTNESRWNKVNGMFNNVIDSFNFLI
- the recR gene encoding recombination mediator RecR yields the protein MTTFTKPLSKLIGHFEKFPGIGPRTAQRLALFILKQSESSIRDFSKALLEAHSNVGHCKKCFNLTSEEECDICRNAERNQNIICVVAETKDLLALERAREFKGVYHVIGGLISPMDSIGPEILEIRSLVERVSKSEIDEIILALTPSVEGDTTSLYIGKLLTPFTKVTRIAYGLPMGSELEYVDEVTLARALEGRTNLI
- a CDS encoding ABC transporter ATP-binding protein, producing the protein MRSTSNQNPIVRLYLNLIDERKLVFFAFVSSIINKILDLAPPVIIGLAVDIVVKEQDSWFASFGIKEVPSQLIFLAFVSGIVWSAESFFEYLYSVLWRNLAQISQHKLRIKAYKHIQELDMAFFENDNTGRLLSILNDDVNQLERFLDQGANQLIQLFITVLIIGGTMIFVAPKIALFAFLPIPLIFVGSIRFQRRLSPKYKDVRNKAGLLASRLNNNLSGILTIKSFAKENWELNRLNKESLAYQRSNKSAIKLSSAFIPLIRFAILFAFIAILLIGGFQTWNKVLNVGTYSFLVFITQRLLWPLTTLGHVLDDFQRSMASINRVIDLIDTPIKIKDGTIKIDSKNIKGDISFENVNFNYPCRESTLKNINIKIPNNSTLGIVGLTGSGKSTIIKLLLRIYDNNKGLISLDGIPIKDINLKDLRKCISLVSQETYLFHGTVQENIAYGANSPKFKEIVKASKIAEAHKFIEELPDGYKTIVGERGQRLSGGQRQRIALARAVLKDAPILILDEATASVDNETEVLIQKSLSKITKKRTTIVIAHRLSTIKNADNIIVIDKGRIIESGNHQFLLNKKNLYSDLWNVQVGI